A region from the Candidatus Thiothrix putei genome encodes:
- a CDS encoding hydrogenase small subunit, which yields MHSPALVTRLTEYGVSRRAFLKYCALVASILALPVSGIPALAEKLRQAARPAVIWLSFQECTGCTESLTRSYTPSIEELIFDLISLDYHHTLQAASGEAAEAARQETIQHHAGKYWLIVDGSIPTAADGVYSTIAGRTNLDMLREGVANAAIVIAVGSCAAFGGLAAAQPNPTGANSVAALMQAGLIATKPLVNLPGCPPLPMAISSLFAYLLAFERLPDLDALKRPLSIYGNSVHDRCSRYRYYAEEKFAKRFGDEGHRKGWCLYKLGCKGPVTHNACSLHQWNEGTSSPIEAGHPCIGCSEPDFWDKGSFYQSLDKAVQPVAPIGKTPDIAIETGQKLYTEHCVSCHAADPASFKTPAEDIPALLRSGSIRAHRRFELSDEQLDLLGKYFTAQQ from the coding sequence ATGCACAGTCCAGCGTTAGTAACCCGATTGACGGAGTACGGCGTAAGTCGCCGTGCCTTCCTGAAGTATTGCGCATTAGTGGCATCCATTTTGGCGCTGCCTGTTAGTGGGATTCCTGCACTCGCGGAAAAGCTACGCCAAGCAGCACGCCCGGCGGTGATTTGGTTGTCTTTCCAGGAATGCACCGGCTGTACTGAATCGCTGACCCGCTCGTATACGCCCAGTATTGAAGAGCTAATATTTGACCTGATTTCTCTCGATTACCACCACACCTTACAAGCAGCGTCGGGTGAAGCGGCAGAAGCAGCACGGCAGGAGACAATTCAGCACCATGCGGGCAAGTATTGGCTCATTGTCGACGGCTCAATACCCACGGCAGCCGATGGTGTTTATTCAACCATTGCAGGTCGCACCAATCTGGATATGCTGCGTGAAGGCGTCGCCAATGCGGCTATCGTGATCGCGGTGGGCAGTTGTGCGGCGTTTGGTGGGTTGGCAGCCGCACAGCCTAACCCAACCGGCGCTAACAGTGTGGCAGCGTTAATGCAAGCTGGGTTGATTGCCACGAAACCCTTAGTGAATTTACCCGGTTGCCCGCCGCTGCCCATGGCGATTAGCAGCCTATTCGCGTATCTCCTTGCGTTTGAACGCCTGCCTGATTTGGATGCACTCAAGCGCCCCTTGAGTATTTACGGCAATAGTGTGCATGACCGCTGTTCCCGTTACCGCTATTACGCCGAGGAAAAATTTGCCAAACGCTTTGGGGATGAAGGTCACCGCAAGGGTTGGTGTTTGTACAAGCTGGGTTGCAAAGGCCCTGTTACCCACAATGCCTGTTCGTTGCATCAGTGGAATGAAGGGACGAGTTCGCCCATTGAGGCAGGTCATCCTTGTATTGGTTGTTCTGAGCCGGATTTTTGGGATAAGGGCAGCTTTTACCAAAGTCTGGATAAGGCAGTGCAGCCGGTTGCGCCTATTGGAAAAACGCCGGATATTGCTATAGAAACAGGACAAAAACTGTACACAGAACATTGTGTCAGTTGCCATGCGGCTGACCCTGCCAGCTTCAAAACACCAGCAGAAGATATTCCCGCGTTGTTACGCTCCGGTAGTATCCGCGCCCACCGGCGTTTTGAGTTATCTGACGAGCAGCTTGACTTGTTAGGGAAATATTTCACGGCGCAGCAATAA
- a CDS encoding DUF302 domain-containing protein yields the protein MLKKVITLFAPIALASMVAFSSVQASPTPDASGMFLEDTSPAKGQAAFVNAIKLFKEEVTAAGWSLLGTDNVAGILSERGFTVQPVMVFSVCSGKYSSKLLAKDETRFVASMIPCRVAIYMKSDGSVVISRMNSVGMAQMIGGEAGSVIQQSGSDMEGIIAKTMSRLSAN from the coding sequence ATGCTAAAAAAAGTTATCACCCTGTTTGCCCCCATCGCCCTCGCCAGCATGGTTGCTTTTTCATCCGTTCAGGCATCCCCGACCCCTGATGCTTCAGGGATGTTCCTAGAAGACACGTCTCCTGCTAAAGGGCAGGCTGCTTTTGTCAATGCCATCAAGCTATTCAAGGAAGAAGTGACTGCGGCGGGCTGGTCATTACTCGGCACGGATAACGTCGCGGGTATTCTCTCCGAACGCGGTTTTACGGTTCAGCCCGTCATGGTGTTTTCCGTTTGTAGCGGCAAATACAGCTCTAAACTGCTGGCAAAAGACGAAACCCGTTTTGTCGCATCCATGATCCCTTGCCGGGTCGCCATTTACATGAAATCCGATGGCTCGGTGGTCATTTCACGCATGAATTCCGTCGGTATGGCACAAATGATCGGTGGCGAAGCGGGCAGTGTCATTCAGCAATCCGGCTCCGACATGGAAGGTATTATTGCCAAAACCATGAGCCGTTTAAGTGCCAACTAA
- a CDS encoding DUF302 domain-containing protein encodes MVVKTLAAILLTVASLHLAGCGNDDTSTPLTTPTNSAALFLEDTSPKNLTATSAAFQAAAVANGWSILGMDNIGEILAERGYSVAPVLVFQACSGKYSSKLLGSDDTRFVASMIPCRVALYQKSTGEVIISRMNSISMGDKIGGEAGSVMKQSGQDMETIIQNTLSKLKS; translated from the coding sequence ATGGTTGTGAAAACCTTGGCAGCTATCCTCCTGACGGTGGCGAGTTTGCATTTGGCTGGATGCGGCAACGATGACACCAGTACGCCGCTAACCACGCCGACAAACAGCGCCGCCTTGTTTCTGGAGGACACCAGCCCCAAAAACCTGACAGCAACCAGTGCCGCTTTTCAGGCAGCAGCAGTGGCTAATGGTTGGAGCATTCTTGGCATGGACAATATCGGCGAGATCTTGGCAGAACGTGGTTACAGTGTTGCGCCAGTGCTGGTATTCCAAGCCTGTAGTGGCAAATACAGCTCCAAACTGTTGGGCAGCGATGACACCCGTTTTGTCGCCTCCATGATCCCCTGCCGCGTCGCCCTGTACCAAAAAAGCACAGGTGAAGTCATTATTTCCCGCATGAATTCCATCAGCATGGGGGACAAGATCGGTGGGGAAGCGGGCAGTGTCATGAAACAATCAGGGCAGGATATGGAAACCATCATCCAAAACACCCTGAGCAAGCTCAAATCCTGA
- a CDS encoding DUF2202 domain-containing protein: MTFRKTLIAGMIAIACTGLLTTPTFAKGNGQQQAQAQVLSAAETQSLRFMREEEKLARDVYISLYQQWQLPVFNNISQSEQQHTDKVKALLQTYRIADPVINDAVGVFQNTDLAALYATLMARGQASALDALYVGALIEEVDIVDLQKSMRETTRPDLLNTYDSLLRASRNHLRAFVGQIQSQGIAYVAQTMPQAEVDAIVNSPNERGQGGGGQGAGNGRGQGRGQGRGM; this comes from the coding sequence ATGACATTCCGTAAAACACTCATCGCAGGCATGATTGCTATCGCTTGCACAGGCCTGTTGACCACCCCCACGTTTGCTAAAGGCAACGGACAGCAGCAAGCGCAAGCTCAGGTATTGAGCGCCGCTGAAACCCAATCCCTGCGTTTCATGCGCGAGGAAGAAAAATTGGCGCGGGATGTGTACATCAGCCTGTATCAGCAATGGCAATTGCCGGTGTTTAACAATATTTCCCAATCTGAACAGCAACATACCGATAAAGTCAAAGCCTTGCTGCAAACCTACCGCATTGCTGACCCTGTGATCAATGATGCCGTCGGCGTGTTCCAGAATACGGATTTGGCAGCCTTGTACGCCACGCTGATGGCGCGTGGACAAGCGTCCGCTTTGGATGCGCTGTACGTCGGTGCGTTGATTGAGGAAGTGGATATTGTGGACTTGCAAAAATCCATGCGTGAAACCACCCGCCCCGATCTTCTCAACACTTACGACAGTTTGCTGCGAGCGTCACGTAATCACCTGCGGGCGTTTGTTGGGCAGATTCAAAGCCAAGGTATCGCGTATGTGGCGCAAACCATGCCACAAGCGGAAGTCGATGCCATCGTTAACAGCCCGAATGAGCGTGGGCAAGGTGGTGGCGGACAAGGCGCTGGTAATGGGCGTGGACAAGGTAGAGGGCAAGGTCGAGGGATGTAA
- a CDS encoding DUF2202 domain-containing protein: MKTLTLTRHALLACAVTLLVGCGSSAADTTALSTTAAAASVVDAATASTTDADDATTGVADDTTTITTPSTTTTLTADETATLLFVREEEKLARDVYLTLFNKWGTKTFQNIALNSEQQHMDVMGTLVATYNLQDPVVIDTIGAFTDPVLLGLYQDLVMRGSTSLNDGLHVGGFIEEFDINDLQEAIDEANAGSKPADIIAAYTNLMCGSRNHLRSFVGQIEKNGVDYQAQVIPQATVDAIVNSPEEQCGK, from the coding sequence ATGAAAACCTTAACCCTGACCCGTCATGCGCTGTTGGCTTGTGCCGTCACGTTGTTGGTTGGGTGTGGTAGCAGTGCTGCTGATACTACGGCACTCAGCACAACGGCGGCGGCGGCGTCTGTTGTGGACGCTGCAACAGCCAGCACTACCGATGCGGATGATGCGACTACTGGCGTTGCGGATGATACCACCACCATCACCACGCCCAGCACAACCACTACGCTGACAGCCGACGAAACCGCCACGCTGCTGTTCGTGCGCGAAGAAGAAAAGCTGGCACGCGACGTTTACCTCACGCTCTTCAACAAGTGGGGTACTAAAACTTTCCAAAACATCGCCCTCAACAGCGAACAGCAACACATGGATGTGATGGGGACACTGGTTGCGACTTACAACCTGCAAGACCCTGTAGTGATCGACACCATCGGCGCATTCACTGACCCGGTATTGCTGGGGCTGTACCAAGATTTGGTCATGCGTGGCTCTACCTCGCTGAATGACGGTTTGCACGTCGGCGGTTTCATCGAAGAATTCGACATTAACGATTTGCAAGAAGCCATCGACGAAGCCAACGCTGGCAGCAAACCCGCCGATATTATTGCCGCTTACACCAACTTGATGTGCGGTTCACGCAACCATTTGCGCTCATTCGTGGGGCAAATTGAGAAAAACGGCGTGGATTACCAAGCGCAAGTGATTCCACAAGCCACCGTCGATGCCATCGTCAACAGCCCCGAAGAGCAATGCGGCAAATAA
- a CDS encoding cytochrome b/b6 domain-containing protein, with translation MLQRILVWDVPTRVFHWSLALSFAGAYVTAESERYRDIHLALGYVLLGLLVFRLVWGLVGTAYARFSAFTFTPSQVKAYLLGLLSKQPPHYVGHNPAGGVAIFALLALGLLISVSGLGLEWEIGAEDFMEELHEIAANLMLLVVLVHIAGVLISSVLHRENLVRAMFTGYKQSATAAGITRAYVGLGVVLLVAIVGFLGWYLV, from the coding sequence ATGTTGCAACGTATTTTAGTGTGGGATGTGCCGACACGGGTGTTTCACTGGTCGTTAGCGTTGTCCTTTGCCGGGGCGTATGTGACGGCGGAATCGGAACGTTACCGCGATATTCATTTGGCCTTGGGCTATGTCTTGCTGGGGCTGCTGGTGTTTCGCTTGGTGTGGGGGCTGGTGGGAACGGCGTATGCGCGTTTCAGCGCGTTTACCTTCACGCCTTCGCAAGTGAAAGCGTATTTGCTGGGTTTGCTGAGCAAGCAGCCGCCGCATTACGTGGGGCATAATCCGGCGGGTGGGGTGGCGATTTTTGCGCTATTGGCGTTGGGCTTGCTGATCAGTGTCAGCGGGCTGGGCTTGGAATGGGAAATCGGTGCTGAAGATTTCATGGAGGAATTGCATGAAATCGCCGCGAATCTGATGTTGTTGGTGGTGCTGGTGCACATTGCGGGGGTGTTGATTAGTAGTGTGTTGCATCGGGAAAACTTGGTGCGGGCGATGTTTACCGGCTACAAGCAATCTGCCACAGCAGCCGGTATTACGCGGGCGTATGTTGGTTTGGGTGTGGTGTTGCTGGTGGCAATCGTGGGTTTCTTGGGGTGGTATTTGGTGTGA
- a CDS encoding diheme cytochrome c, translating into MKRNRAIAWVLGALLLGSVASLPVTADDDGDEYREKGGGNDTSAAMPPSWKTECAECHLAYPAKLLPASGWREIMGNLGQHFGTDASLDAATIAEILPFLEQNAGSERKYAAAAGKSALRITETRWFVHEHYDELSPAVWKRVSSPANCTACHTTAEQGNYDEDFIKIPR; encoded by the coding sequence ATGAAGCGTAACCGCGCGATCGCTTGGGTATTAGGGGCATTGCTGTTAGGCAGTGTCGCCAGTTTGCCGGTGACAGCGGATGATGACGGCGATGAATACCGTGAAAAAGGCGGAGGCAACGATACTTCGGCAGCGATGCCACCTTCTTGGAAAACCGAATGCGCTGAGTGTCACCTTGCGTACCCAGCGAAGTTATTACCCGCCAGTGGCTGGCGCGAAATCATGGGTAATCTGGGGCAACATTTTGGCACGGATGCGAGTTTGGATGCCGCCACCATTGCCGAGATTTTGCCATTTTTGGAACAAAACGCCGGTTCTGAGCGCAAATACGCGGCGGCAGCAGGCAAATCAGCGTTGCGCATTACTGAAACGCGCTGGTTTGTGCATGAGCATTACGATGAATTATCCCCTGCGGTATGGAAGCGAGTGAGCAGCCCTGCCAATTGTACGGCTTGCCATACCACGGCGGAACAGGGTAATTACGACGAAGATTTCATTAAAATTCCACGTTAA
- a CDS encoding DUF1924 domain-containing protein, whose translation MQHQRLYGWLILVGSVCGSTPIWADTPQQLLDGYKAQAQAESPDFKAFDPQRGEQFFNKTHANDWSCATCHTSNPAAMGKHDKTAKSIDPLAPSANAERFTNPKKVEKWFKRNCNDVLERTCTSLEKGDVLTYLLSIQ comes from the coding sequence ATGCAACATCAGCGATTATACGGCTGGCTTATCCTCGTAGGCAGTGTGTGCGGCAGTACCCCAATATGGGCAGACACGCCGCAACAACTGTTGGACGGTTACAAGGCGCAAGCACAAGCAGAAAGCCCTGATTTCAAAGCGTTTGATCCGCAACGCGGCGAGCAATTTTTCAATAAGACGCACGCCAACGACTGGAGTTGTGCGACTTGCCACACCAGCAATCCTGCCGCTATGGGCAAACACGACAAAACCGCTAAAAGCATCGACCCATTAGCACCGAGTGCGAATGCCGAGCGTTTCACCAACCCGAAAAAGGTGGAAAAGTGGTTCAAACGCAATTGCAACGATGTGCTGGAACGCACCTGTACATCGCTGGAAAAAGGCGATGTGTTGACCTATTTACTGAGCATTCAATGA
- a CDS encoding helix-turn-helix transcriptional regulator, which produces MARYKDHFLLFILILLAVPYLLNFIHEFTEDYHGIHYLIMEGIITLLALGGATIVVWQMRQRYQENKELHRTLTLTRADLQHAHSDLDALNTKLRDTSKQYSAVIQEQLTAWDLTPSEKAVALLLLKGLSFEEIASVRDTKEKTVRQQASSIYRKSGLNGRHEFAAWFFEDFLG; this is translated from the coding sequence ATGGCGCGTTACAAAGATCACTTTTTGCTGTTTATTTTGATTTTACTGGCAGTTCCCTATCTGCTTAATTTTATTCATGAATTTACTGAAGATTATCACGGTATCCATTACCTGATCATGGAAGGCATTATCACCTTGCTGGCGTTGGGCGGTGCTACTATTGTGGTTTGGCAAATGCGGCAGCGTTACCAAGAAAACAAGGAATTGCACCGTACCTTAACGCTCACTCGTGCCGATTTACAACACGCGCATAGCGATCTTGACGCGCTCAATACAAAATTACGTGATACCAGCAAACAATACAGCGCCGTGATTCAAGAACAACTCACTGCGTGGGATTTAACCCCCAGTGAAAAAGCCGTGGCACTGTTATTGCTTAAAGGTTTGAGCTTTGAAGAAATCGCCAGCGTGCGCGATACCAAGGAAAAAACCGTGCGCCAGCAAGCCAGCAGCATTTACCGCAAATCGGGTTTGAATGGGCGGCATGAATTTGCTGCGTGGTTTTTTGAGGATTTTTTAGGTTAA
- a CDS encoding c-type cytochrome, translated as MKRYLSIGVLIGLAVISLNGHADEKAKPNAWQGKTGEDVYNTVCFACHKEGVADAPKLGDKAAWADLIEEGQAVLTAHAWVGVRAMPAKGGQPDMPLEAFADAVAWMASNSGGDWKTPDDALLAVIREEAIQRIGVQVTEMQEMQQELHKLTQEHLENRLQNMEQQLRTLTTATEKPAEKANKK; from the coding sequence ATGAAACGATACTTATCCATTGGCGTACTCATTGGCTTAGCTGTCATCAGCTTGAATGGCCACGCCGACGAAAAAGCCAAACCCAATGCTTGGCAAGGCAAAACCGGCGAAGACGTTTACAACACGGTCTGTTTTGCCTGTCATAAGGAAGGCGTTGCCGATGCCCCTAAATTGGGCGACAAAGCCGCATGGGCAGACTTGATAGAAGAAGGGCAAGCAGTACTCACCGCTCATGCATGGGTTGGGGTTCGTGCCATGCCTGCCAAAGGCGGGCAACCTGACATGCCTCTGGAAGCCTTTGCGGATGCCGTTGCATGGATGGCAAGCAATTCCGGTGGCGATTGGAAAACCCCTGATGACGCATTGTTGGCGGTTATCCGAGAAGAAGCGATTCAACGCATTGGCGTTCAAGTCACTGAAATGCAGGAAATGCAACAAGAACTCCACAAACTGACACAAGAGCATCTGGAAAATCGCCTGCAAAACATGGAGCAACAATTGCGAACACTCACCACTGCCACCGAAAAACCCGCAGAAAAAGCCAACAAAAAATAA
- a CDS encoding FAD-dependent oxidoreductase, with protein MANLNRRQFLQTLGLASAASAAVAFPGIIKAATSRPHVVVIGGGFAGATVAKYLRYWSTTVDVTLVEPNATYYSPILSNLVLNNQRNLGQISFNYSTLSQKYGIKVIHDWVDSINAPNQSVQLRNGTTLSYDRLVIAPGIEFMDVPGLDSNKVPHAWKAGAQTTLLQQQLADMPAGGTFVMTIPGVPYRCPPGPYERACVVADWLRTNKPGSKVVVLDANPAIVVEPTIFGNAFTSYGVQYVPNAALQSVDSDLRIAKTSAGDFKGDVLNVIPPQRAGAIVLQSGLANVGGRWAGVNPLSYESTAVPNIHIIGDSQGTGQPKAGHIANAEAKVCADAILRLLSGSQPYAAPVTNSACYSPISSDTASWLTAVYAYDLASGTMKLVPESFGAAAAPSNMYYNRMFDWTTNLFNDTFA; from the coding sequence ATGGCTAACCTAAATCGCCGTCAATTTTTGCAAACCCTGGGGCTGGCTTCGGCGGCTAGCGCTGCTGTCGCATTTCCGGGCATTATCAAGGCCGCTACCAGTCGCCCACATGTGGTGGTGATCGGGGGCGGGTTTGCCGGGGCAACGGTTGCCAAATACCTGCGCTACTGGTCGACTACGGTTGATGTGACGCTGGTGGAACCCAATGCGACCTATTATTCCCCCATCCTCAGCAATCTGGTGTTGAACAACCAGCGCAATCTGGGGCAGATCAGCTTCAATTACAGCACCTTGTCACAAAAGTATGGCATCAAGGTCATCCATGATTGGGTGGATAGCATCAATGCCCCCAACCAGTCGGTGCAACTGCGCAATGGCACGACCCTCAGTTACGACCGGCTGGTGATTGCGCCGGGGATCGAGTTCATGGATGTGCCGGGGCTGGACAGCAACAAGGTTCCCCATGCGTGGAAAGCGGGGGCGCAAACCACCTTGCTGCAACAGCAACTGGCAGACATGCCAGCGGGTGGCACGTTCGTCATGACCATTCCGGGTGTGCCTTACCGTTGCCCGCCGGGGCCGTATGAACGCGCCTGTGTGGTGGCGGACTGGCTGCGTACCAACAAGCCCGGTTCCAAGGTGGTGGTGCTGGATGCCAACCCGGCGATCGTGGTCGAGCCGACCATTTTCGGTAATGCGTTTACCAGCTATGGTGTGCAATACGTGCCGAATGCGGCGTTGCAAAGCGTGGATTCCGACCTGAGGATTGCGAAAACCAGCGCGGGTGACTTCAAGGGCGATGTGCTGAACGTGATCCCGCCGCAACGTGCCGGGGCTATCGTCCTGCAATCTGGGCTGGCGAATGTGGGCGGGCGCTGGGCAGGGGTGAATCCGCTGAGTTACGAATCCACCGCCGTACCGAACATCCACATCATCGGTGACTCGCAAGGTACGGGGCAACCCAAGGCTGGGCATATTGCTAATGCGGAAGCCAAAGTGTGTGCGGATGCTATCTTGCGCCTGTTGTCCGGTAGCCAGCCTTATGCCGCACCTGTCACCAACTCGGCTTGTTACAGCCCGATTTCCAGTGATACGGCTTCGTGGTTAACGGCGGTGTATGCGTATGATTTGGCAAGTGGCACGATGAAACTGGTGCCGGAATCCTTCGGTGCTGCCGCCGCGCCCAGCAATATGTATTACAACCGCATGTTTGATTGGACGACCAATTTGTTCAACGATACCTTCGCGTAG
- a CDS encoding cytochrome c class I, which produces MKIGRNIPLALTLGVLMAACGGGGTSTTSNTSNTTTAGSGTAPNITAPDGARLLASQCFQCHGMNGSSASGIESIAGESTAELVDEMLEMKYSTEIDIMHYQAKGYSEDEIRSLSAYLAALPKSANGGND; this is translated from the coding sequence ATGAAAATTGGTAGAAATATCCCCTTGGCGTTGACGCTAGGGGTGTTAATGGCAGCGTGCGGTGGCGGTGGAACGTCCACAACCAGCAATACGAGTAATACCACGACAGCCGGGAGTGGTACTGCACCCAATATCACTGCACCCGATGGCGCACGCCTGCTGGCTTCCCAGTGCTTCCAGTGCCACGGCATGAACGGCAGTTCCGCCAGCGGCATTGAAAGCATCGCAGGGGAAAGCACCGCAGAACTGGTCGATGAAATGCTGGAAATGAAATACAGCACCGAAATCGACATCATGCACTATCAGGCCAAAGGCTACAGCGAAGACGAAATCCGTTCCCTGTCAGCCTATCTTGCTGCACTGCCCAAAAGCGCCAATGGAGGGAATGACTAA
- a CDS encoding cytochrome b — MSDTPKRYKPFPIALHWLTLLLLVAVYACIELREFYPKGSDPRTALKSWHFMLGLTVFGLTGLRLLTRWMNPPPPNHVAIQPWQRLFASVMHLALYALLLAMPLLGWAILSGEGKAVVWFGLELPALIQPDKELAEWLEDIHGTAGTMGYFLIGLHALAGLYHHYVQRDNTLLRMLPQRG, encoded by the coding sequence ATGTCCGACACACCCAAACGTTATAAACCCTTTCCCATTGCGCTCCATTGGTTGACCTTGCTACTGCTGGTGGCGGTGTATGCCTGTATTGAACTGCGCGAGTTTTATCCCAAAGGCAGTGACCCGCGCACCGCCCTGAAAAGCTGGCATTTTATGCTGGGTTTGACCGTCTTTGGTCTGACAGGGCTGCGCTTGCTGACCCGCTGGATGAATCCACCCCCGCCCAATCACGTTGCCATTCAGCCTTGGCAACGGTTATTTGCCAGCGTGATGCACCTTGCGCTGTATGCGTTGTTGTTGGCAATGCCGCTGCTGGGGTGGGCAATCCTCAGTGGGGAAGGCAAGGCGGTTGTATGGTTTGGCCTAGAATTACCAGCCCTGATTCAACCCGATAAAGAACTGGCAGAATGGCTGGAAGATATACACGGCACGGCGGGAACCATGGGCTATTTCCTGATCGGCTTACACGCCTTGGCGGGTTTGTACCATCACTATGTCCAGCGTGACAACACCCTGCTGCGGATGTTGCCCCAGCGTGGATAA
- a CDS encoding helix-turn-helix transcriptional regulator, whose amino-acid sequence MPRTNELFFINLLIVITLLNIYDFYNDYGEYQDGDYGIFNLVLEAFVILASTLGIAFLMRVIQQRGREVDTLRQQLKTTRKDLSETNDKMRQASRQYSEVIQEQLITWDFTPSEKEIAMLLLKGLSFDEIASVRDSREKTVRQQATAIYRKSGLNGRHEFAAWFFEDFLH is encoded by the coding sequence ATGCCACGCACCAATGAATTATTCTTCATTAATCTGCTCATCGTGATCACGCTGCTGAATATCTACGATTTTTACAACGATTACGGCGAGTATCAGGACGGTGATTACGGCATTTTTAACCTTGTCTTGGAAGCTTTCGTGATTTTGGCATCGACCTTGGGGATTGCCTTCCTGATGCGCGTGATTCAACAGCGTGGGCGCGAAGTGGATACCTTACGCCAGCAGTTGAAAACGACCCGCAAAGACCTGAGTGAGACGAATGATAAAATGCGTCAAGCCAGTCGTCAGTACAGTGAAGTGATTCAAGAACAATTAATTACGTGGGATTTCACCCCCAGTGAAAAAGAGATTGCGATGTTGTTGCTGAAAGGGTTGAGTTTTGACGAAATCGCGAGTGTCCGTGATTCCAGGGAAAAGACCGTGCGCCAGCAGGCCACCGCTATTTACCGCAAATCAGGGTTGAATGGGCGGCATGAGTTTGCGGCATGGTTTTTTGAGGATTTCCTGCATTAA
- a CDS encoding LuxR C-terminal-related transcriptional regulator, giving the protein MFRPRDIFLIALLFSVAVLHTYGFSLDLHHADRPLLHTLVDAIVVIISFMGVGYLMWENYRKQREITQLHRQLHHSHARISDLHSKLQQAGKGYVAVIHEQLNEWELSPTEKEVALLLLKGLSFDEIASIRHTKEKTVRQQAIAIYRKSGLNGRHEFAAWFFEDFLG; this is encoded by the coding sequence ATGTTCCGCCCCAGAGACATTTTCCTCATCGCATTGCTGTTCAGCGTCGCCGTTCTGCACACTTACGGCTTCAGCCTTGATCTCCACCATGCTGACCGCCCGCTGTTGCACACCTTGGTGGATGCCATTGTGGTCATCATCTCATTCATGGGGGTCGGTTATTTAATGTGGGAAAACTACCGCAAGCAACGTGAAATCACCCAACTTCACCGCCAGTTACACCATTCACACGCCCGCATTTCCGACCTGCACAGCAAGCTCCAACAAGCAGGCAAAGGCTATGTTGCCGTGATCCACGAACAATTGAATGAATGGGAACTTAGCCCCACGGAAAAAGAAGTCGCCCTGTTATTACTTAAAGGCTTGAGCTTTGACGAGATTGCCAGCATCCGTCATACCAAAGAAAAAACCGTGCGCCAGCAAGCCATTGCGATCTACCGCAAATCGGGGCTGAATGGGCGACACGAATTCGCCGCATGGTTCTTTGAAGACTTTCTTGGCTGA